The sequence below is a genomic window from Ignavibacteriales bacterium.
AAAGTCAGTCGACTTTTTAATATGATCCTGGTTTAATGAAGCACTGTTACGTGTTGCATACAATGTTCCGGAAACACCCGGATCAACTTCAAGATCAGTAACTCTCCAACTTGGTCTTGATGAATTATTCAAACTCATCCAATCAGTTCCACCATTTGTTGATCTCCAGACAGACCACGAAGTATTTGTATAAGCATGTGCATAAATTATATCAGGATTAATTTGATCAACTGCCAGCGTATTTACATTTGGAATATCAGCTACCGGAGTCCAGAGATTTCCACCGTTTGTGGTCTTATAGATCTTTGCGGTACTTGCAGTAAACAATGTTGTTGATATTGTAGGATGCATAACAAGAGGCGCAATAAGAACTCCGCTTTCTGTTATCCCGTTATTAATTGGAAAGGTTGAAGTTGGTGAAGCGCCGCCATTTGAACTTTTCCTATGATGTCCAACAAAATAATCTCCGTAAAAGATGTTATTGTTATTAGGATCGATGATGACATTCGTTCCGTCATTATCTGACCATCTTGTCCATTTAGTATTTCCGTTAGTGTTAATTAATTTTTGAAGTCCGTGATCCTGGAATCCGCCTATAATTAAATTTGTATCGGTTGGTGAACTTGCTATTCTATGTATCAATGCTGTCACTAAACCGTTATTCATTTTATTCCACTCAGCACCTTTGTTAGTTGACTTCTGAACTCCTCCATCATTAAAAGCATAAACAGTGTTTGAATCTGCCGGAGGAAAACCGATATCCCACTGATCGACATAAGTTCTGCCGGGATAATTTGCGGTCGGCGCATTATATACATCTACTTGCGTCCAGTTTGTTCCGCCATTAGTTGATCTCCAGTTTGTTATCCCTCCATAATGAATTATCTCAGGACTGAATGGATTAATTCCAACCACGTTCACAAACCAGCCATAGCAGCTTGTTGTATCATAAGGTGCGCACAATGCTTTTGGTGCCGTGGTTATTTGATTCCATGAATCACCGCCATCAGTTGTTTTATATAATCCAATGGAACCAAAATTATTCGCATCAGATAAAGACGCCAAAAGTATTTCAGGATTAGAAATTGAAATTGCAAGTGATGAAAATCCGATTGCACTGCTTTGAGGAATTCCGTTTGTTAAAATGTTCCAGGTAATTCCTGAATCCGTAGATTTAAAAACTCCCTCAGCTCTTATTATTGAATACAAATTATTTGTTCTCGTCTGATCAATCACAAGCGCCGAAGCTCGTCCGCTTCTTAATATTGACCATGTTTCCCCGGCATCTGTGGAAAGCCAGATCCCGTTGCTTGCTGCCATATAAACTGAATCAGCGCTTCCAGGTTTCCAGACTAGTTTCAATACTGAAATGTTTTGACCAAGAGAGTAATTAAAATTTGTCTGGTACCATGTTTCTCCGTTATCTGTAGATTTTAAAACACCCACGCCCGGACCCATAGTTATAGATAAAAATCTGTCGTTGCCTGTTCCTGCGAGAATAATATTCCCGTCAAGCGGACAAACTTCGAGATCAGAAATAATCATTGACGGAAGTTCATCTGTCATCGGTTCCCAAAGTTCTCCGCCGTTTGTGGTCCGCCATATTCCGCCCATTGCCGAACCTGCCCAAAGTATATCGGGGTTAACAGGATCAAAAGCATGACAGGTCATTCTGCCGCTGTGAAGATCAATTGTATTTGGTCCGAGGTTTATCCACTCCGATACCAATTGCTTTTCACTCTGTGAGAGATAATTGAGATTTGATTCCTGAAAAACATCCCAGCGGTACTGTTCCCTCTCCGAAAAATTAACAGCTTTGTTTATCTGGAACTCTGATTTTTCTCTTACAAACTGTTTATAACCTGAGCCTTTCAGATCTCGGTTCTGTGAAAAATAATTATCATAATAGTATTGATCCCATTGCTCAAAAACATGTTCAACAGCATTTAATGATTGGATGGAATCACAATCCTGGCTGTATAGAACCATGGAGTAAAGTAATGAGAATGATAAAGCAACTAGTAAATGACGATTCATTTTACACCTCGATGAAAAAAATTTTCTACCGGAAATTTTTTAGAATGAATCTAATTTTCGATGAAGAACAATCTTTGTCAAAACCTGCTAATTTTTCGTCAGAAATTTGGTGGGCGAAATACCGGTATTTTTTTTGAATGACTTGCTGAATGAATGAATATCTGCAAAACCGCAGATGTGCGCTATTTCACCGATTGAATAATTCTGTTCATTTAACAGTTCTTTTGCTTCATTCAAACGGCGATTCAAAATGTAATTATGCGGTGAGGTTCCGAACACTTCTTTAAATGATCTGAAAAAGTGAAACTCAGAAAGGCAGCATTGTGCGGCGATTTGTTTTATGTCAATTGACTTTCGGAAATTGCCGTCAATAAAATCTTTTCCT
It includes:
- a CDS encoding T9SS type A sorting domain-containing protein — its product is MNRHLLVALSFSLLYSMVLYSQDCDSIQSLNAVEHVFEQWDQYYYDNYFSQNRDLKGSGYKQFVREKSEFQINKAVNFSEREQYRWDVFQESNLNYLSQSEKQLVSEWINLGPNTIDLHSGRMTCHAFDPVNPDILWAGSAMGGIWRTTNGGELWEPMTDELPSMIISDLEVCPLDGNIILAGTGNDRFLSITMGPGVGVLKSTDNGETWYQTNFNYSLGQNISVLKLVWKPGSADSVYMAASNGIWLSTDAGETWSILRSGRASALVIDQTRTNNLYSIIRAEGVFKSTDSGITWNILTNGIPQSSAIGFSSLAISISNPEILLASLSDANNFGSIGLYKTTDGGDSWNQITTAPKALCAPYDTTSCYGWFVNVVGINPFSPEIIHYGGITNWRSTNGGTNWTQVDVYNAPTANYPGRTYVDQWDIGFPPADSNTVYAFNDGGVQKSTNKGAEWNKMNNGLVTALIHRIASSPTDTNLIIGGFQDHGLQKLINTNGNTKWTRWSDNDGTNVIIDPNNNNIFYGDYFVGHHRKSSNGGASPTSTFPINNGITESGVLIAPLVMHPTISTTLFTASTAKIYKTTNGGNLWTPVADIPNVNTLAVDQINPDIIYAHAYTNTSWSVWRSTNGGTDWMSLNNSSRPSWRVTDLEVDPGVSGTLYATRNSASLNQDHIKKSTDFGETWTNITNNLPDIFVYAITISPYNSSHIYLATELGVYASTNGGDEWFPFNEGLPIVRTYDIHYHPLDRTIRIATIGRGAWKTKAIDSATDIVDDFTELPGEFRLYQNYPNPFNPSTQIKFDLQKDSRLKIYIYDETGQKIETLFDGYKPAGTHTFNWNAEHDKRQLASGIYFLRFVANNFAQTIKMIYLK